The Myxococcus guangdongensis genome has a window encoding:
- a CDS encoding M1 family metallopeptidase, producing the protein MPNLLRPVALATVALLSACGARQTPPATEPVATSAAAPATVAPTPPTLRLPKDARPKGYAVELTLDPKASTFQGVAEIGLDVSKPTSVVWLHGKNLTVKQATLMQGGTSREATVHRSEAGDFLGFSVAEPLTLGTAKLRIVYEGIASEKETDGAFRVNEGGDWYVFTQFEPIEARRVFPCFDEPEFKVPWQFTFHVPAGNVAVTNTPQLGEEARPDGGRTYRFGRTQPLPSYLIAFGVGPFDFLEAADSGKNKVKTRIITPRGRTVEGTYAAKVTPEILAALEDYFGIPYAYEKLDVIAVPLLGGAMEHPGLVTFNSRLILSKPEEDSISRQRAFSDTQVHELGHQWFGNLVTLAWWDDLWLNESFASWVTPRIIESWQPTWDAPVERVQDRSRSLDSDSLLSARRIRQPIDSANDIHNAFDGITYGKGSAVLSMTEEWLGREVFRKGIQRYMKKHAHGNATAKDFLDALSAEAGQDVAGVLSTFLDQGGAPLVTATLECGAGQPKVVLTQQRYLRLGSKAPQPQTWKVPVCVKYAVGNKDAKACTVLEGERAEVALTEAKTCPAWVFPNAEGAGFFRIQLAGEAAKKLTKTGMAKLSRAERVALLGDVRALALAGALPASEALALAERSAHDPDRAIVESTMEVLDLVSTRLLPESRHADRARFLRETYGPRARELGFTPRKGESEDTRLLRPRVIRLAGRDGADPKLVAEAKGLADKWLVNPAAVDPEMVDAVLAIAAAHGDAAFQQKLLTAVRAEKDRSRRGEMIFALSGFTDPELVKQNLGLVFEKGMDPRETVWMAFAASQHVKTQGVAFDFVTKNYDKLVGDSPDALLPQDAAGRLSFVGRSFCGEQQRKALADFFTPRAEKAPGGPRTLAQVLESVDQCVALKAAQAQSVESFLDGRVMHNQPKLQKTR; encoded by the coding sequence ATGCCCAACCTGCTCCGTCCGGTGGCGCTGGCCACCGTTGCCCTGTTGTCCGCATGCGGTGCCCGGCAGACTCCGCCGGCCACCGAGCCCGTGGCGACCTCCGCCGCGGCTCCCGCCACCGTGGCGCCCACGCCTCCCACGCTGCGTCTGCCCAAGGACGCGCGTCCCAAGGGCTACGCCGTGGAGCTTACCCTGGACCCGAAGGCCTCCACCTTCCAGGGCGTCGCGGAAATCGGCCTCGACGTGTCGAAGCCCACCTCCGTCGTGTGGCTGCACGGGAAGAACCTCACCGTGAAGCAGGCCACGCTGATGCAAGGAGGCACGTCGCGCGAGGCGACCGTGCACCGGAGCGAGGCGGGAGACTTCCTGGGCTTCTCGGTGGCGGAGCCGCTGACGCTGGGCACCGCGAAGCTGCGCATCGTCTACGAGGGCATCGCCTCCGAGAAGGAGACGGACGGCGCCTTCCGCGTCAACGAGGGCGGTGACTGGTATGTCTTCACCCAGTTCGAGCCCATCGAGGCGCGCCGCGTCTTCCCGTGCTTCGACGAGCCCGAGTTCAAGGTGCCCTGGCAGTTCACCTTCCACGTGCCGGCGGGCAACGTGGCCGTCACCAACACGCCGCAGCTCGGCGAGGAGGCCCGTCCCGACGGCGGCCGCACCTACCGCTTCGGCCGCACGCAGCCCTTGCCCAGCTACCTCATCGCCTTCGGCGTGGGCCCGTTCGACTTCCTGGAGGCGGCCGACTCCGGGAAGAACAAGGTGAAGACGCGCATCATCACCCCGCGCGGCCGCACCGTGGAGGGCACGTACGCCGCCAAGGTGACGCCCGAAATCCTCGCCGCGCTGGAGGACTACTTCGGCATCCCCTACGCGTACGAGAAGCTGGACGTCATCGCGGTGCCGCTGCTCGGCGGCGCCATGGAGCACCCGGGCCTGGTGACCTTCAACTCGCGGCTCATCCTGTCCAAGCCGGAGGAGGACTCCATCAGCCGCCAGCGCGCCTTCTCGGACACGCAGGTGCACGAGCTGGGGCACCAGTGGTTCGGCAACCTCGTCACGCTGGCGTGGTGGGACGACCTGTGGCTCAACGAGTCCTTCGCGTCCTGGGTGACCCCGCGCATCATCGAGTCCTGGCAGCCGACGTGGGACGCGCCGGTGGAGCGCGTGCAGGACCGCAGCCGCTCGCTGGACTCCGACAGCCTGCTGTCCGCGCGCCGCATCCGTCAGCCCATCGACAGCGCCAATGACATCCACAACGCCTTCGACGGCATCACCTACGGCAAGGGCTCCGCGGTGCTGTCCATGACGGAGGAGTGGCTGGGGCGCGAGGTGTTCCGCAAGGGCATCCAGCGCTACATGAAGAAGCACGCGCACGGCAACGCCACGGCGAAGGACTTCCTGGACGCGCTGTCGGCGGAGGCCGGGCAGGACGTGGCGGGCGTGTTGAGCACGTTCCTGGACCAGGGCGGCGCGCCGCTGGTGACGGCGACGCTCGAGTGTGGCGCGGGCCAGCCGAAGGTGGTGCTCACCCAGCAGCGCTACCTGCGCCTGGGCTCCAAGGCGCCCCAGCCGCAGACGTGGAAGGTGCCCGTGTGCGTGAAGTACGCGGTGGGCAACAAGGACGCGAAGGCGTGCACGGTGCTGGAGGGCGAGCGCGCCGAGGTGGCGCTGACGGAGGCGAAGACGTGCCCGGCCTGGGTGTTCCCCAACGCGGAGGGCGCGGGCTTCTTCCGCATCCAGCTGGCGGGCGAGGCGGCCAAGAAGCTGACGAAGACGGGCATGGCGAAGCTGTCGCGCGCGGAGCGGGTGGCGCTGCTGGGCGACGTGCGGGCGCTGGCGCTGGCCGGGGCGCTGCCGGCCTCGGAGGCGCTGGCCCTGGCGGAGCGCTCGGCGCACGACCCGGACCGGGCCATCGTCGAGAGCACCATGGAGGTGCTGGACCTGGTGAGCACGCGGCTGTTGCCGGAGAGCCGGCATGCGGACCGGGCGCGCTTCCTGCGTGAGACGTACGGCCCCCGGGCCCGGGAGCTGGGCTTCACGCCGCGCAAGGGCGAGAGCGAGGACACGCGGCTGCTTCGTCCCCGCGTGATTCGCCTCGCGGGCCGTGACGGCGCGGACCCGAAGCTGGTGGCGGAGGCGAAGGGGCTCGCGGACAAGTGGCTCGTCAATCCCGCGGCGGTGGACCCAGAGATGGTGGACGCGGTGCTCGCCATCGCCGCGGCGCACGGGGACGCGGCCTTCCAGCAGAAGCTGCTGACGGCGGTGCGCGCGGAGAAGGACCGCTCGCGGCGCGGGGAGATGATCTTCGCGCTGAGCGGCTTCACGGACCCGGAGCTGGTGAAGCAGAACCTGGGGCTCGTCTTCGAGAAGGGGATGGACCCGCGCGAGACGGTGTGGATGGCGTTCGCGGCCTCGCAGCACGTGAAGACGCAGGGCGTGGCGTTCGACTTCGTGACGAAGAACTACGACAAGCTCGTGGGCGACTCGCCGGACGCGCTCCTGCCGCAGGACGCGGCGGGGCGGCTGTCCTTCGTGGGCCGCTCGTTCTGCGGTGAGCAGCAGCGCAAGGCGCTGGCGGACTTCTTCACGCCGCGCGCCGAGAAGGCCCCGGGAGGCCCGCGCACGCTGGCGCAGGTCCTGGAGTCGGTGGACCAGTGCGTGGCGCTGAAGGCCGCGCAGGCCCAGAGCGTCGAGTCGTTCCTCGACGGGCGCGTCATGCACAACCAGCCGAAGCTGCAGAAGACGCGCTGA
- a CDS encoding enoyl-CoA hydratase has product MSDTLLTKREAGVLTLTFNRPEKKNAFTHAMYEAATAALQQAATDDEVRAVLLIGAGTVFTAGNDIGDFMEHPPAGEDSAVFLFLKALVDAPKPVLAAVDGPAVGIGTTMLLHCDYVIATERARFHMPFVQLGLCAEGASSLLLPRMAGYALASELLLFGEPFDAATALRAGIINKVVPDASLQEVAAERARTLASRPAEAVRVTKELIRGPLREQTHATLAREGAKFIERLGSTEAQEAFMAFMSRGRK; this is encoded by the coding sequence ATGTCCGACACGTTGCTGACGAAGCGGGAAGCGGGGGTCCTCACCCTCACCTTCAACCGACCCGAGAAGAAGAACGCCTTCACGCATGCGATGTACGAGGCGGCCACCGCCGCGCTCCAGCAGGCGGCGACGGACGACGAGGTCCGCGCGGTGCTGCTCATCGGCGCCGGCACCGTCTTCACCGCGGGCAACGACATCGGCGACTTCATGGAGCACCCGCCCGCGGGCGAGGACAGCGCCGTGTTCCTCTTCCTCAAGGCGCTGGTGGACGCGCCCAAGCCCGTGCTCGCGGCGGTGGACGGCCCCGCGGTGGGCATCGGCACCACCATGCTGCTGCACTGTGACTACGTCATCGCCACCGAGCGCGCCCGCTTCCACATGCCCTTCGTGCAGCTGGGCCTGTGCGCCGAGGGCGCCAGCAGCCTGCTGTTGCCGCGCATGGCCGGCTACGCGCTGGCCAGCGAGCTGCTCCTGTTCGGCGAGCCCTTCGACGCGGCCACCGCCCTGCGCGCCGGAATCATCAACAAGGTCGTCCCCGACGCGAGCCTCCAGGAGGTCGCCGCCGAGCGCGCCCGCACCCTGGCCTCCCGCCCCGCGGAGGCCGTGCGCGTGACGAAGGAGCTGATTCGCGGCCCGCTGCGCGAGCAGACCCACGCCACGCTCGCGCGCGAGGGCGCGAAGTTCATCGAGCGCCTGGGCTCCACGGAGGCCCAGGAGGCCTTCATGGCGTTCATGTCGCGCGGCCGGAAGTAA
- a CDS encoding ribose-phosphate diphosphokinase: MRPMDPILLTGTASPHLGRELALALGVPLSDCHFERFPDGEMHLEVPATVRGRTVVLVQSLTPPAGEHLLELLLMADACWRAGAARLEAVVPYLGYARQDRRARPGEPLGGRLVADMLSQGRFARVLVVDLHSPALEGCFDSPLEHLTALPLLADALRPKVSDTSVVVAPDLGAVKRAEALARLLGRPWAVIHKVRLSGDQVHASGLMGEVRGKRPILVDDMVSTGGTLVAAAGTLREAGCADDFTVVTTHALLVGPAVERLRTLPLGQLVSTDSVEPRAGLPIEHKVVTLAPLVARALRP; this comes from the coding sequence GTGCGGCCCATGGACCCCATCCTCCTCACCGGCACCGCCAGTCCGCACCTCGGACGGGAGCTCGCCCTGGCCCTGGGCGTGCCCCTCTCCGACTGTCACTTCGAGCGCTTCCCGGATGGAGAGATGCACCTGGAGGTGCCCGCCACGGTGCGGGGCCGCACGGTGGTGCTGGTGCAGTCGCTGACGCCGCCCGCCGGGGAGCACCTGCTGGAGCTGCTGCTGATGGCGGACGCGTGCTGGCGGGCCGGCGCGGCGCGGCTGGAGGCGGTGGTGCCCTACCTCGGCTACGCGCGGCAGGACCGGCGCGCCCGGCCAGGCGAGCCCCTGGGTGGCCGGCTGGTGGCGGACATGCTGTCCCAGGGCCGCTTCGCGCGGGTGCTGGTGGTGGACCTGCACAGCCCGGCGCTGGAGGGGTGCTTCGACTCGCCCCTGGAGCATCTCACCGCGCTGCCCCTGCTCGCGGACGCGCTGCGGCCCAAGGTGAGCGACACGTCCGTGGTGGTGGCCCCGGACCTGGGCGCGGTGAAGCGCGCGGAGGCGCTGGCGCGGCTGCTCGGCCGGCCGTGGGCGGTGATTCACAAGGTGCGGCTGAGCGGGGACCAGGTGCACGCCAGCGGCCTGATGGGCGAGGTGCGCGGCAAGCGCCCCATCCTCGTCGACGACATGGTGTCCACCGGCGGCACGCTGGTGGCGGCGGCGGGCACGCTGCGCGAGGCGGGCTGCGCGGACGACTTCACCGTGGTGACGACACACGCGCTGCTCGTGGGCCCGGCGGTGGAGCGCCTGCGCACGCTGCCCCTGGGCCAGCTGGTCTCCACCGACAGCGTGGAGCCGCGCGCGGGGCTGCCCATCGAGCACAAGGTCGTGACGCTCGCGCCCCTGGTGGCCCGCGCGCTGCGGCCCTGA
- a CDS encoding phosphoribosyltransferase, which produces MRFRDRADAGRRLAATLLPYRGSNVRVLGLARGGVRVAYEVARALEVPLDIWVSRRLSVPGRVMTLGAVSENGARFLLSDSVRLAPLPRAEVDALVSEEAAEVEAQVQRLRGRAQPELGGCTVVLVDDGVLTGATAAAALVALRELHPARLVMATPVASPRGLEVVGAEADQVSCVWTEPGLRTVAEAYDDFRAFPDVELQSLVERSRQPPWRSRSVLESADPGGSWM; this is translated from the coding sequence ATGCGCTTTCGCGACAGGGCCGACGCCGGACGCAGGCTGGCGGCCACGCTGCTGCCCTACCGGGGTTCGAACGTGCGCGTGTTGGGGCTGGCCCGCGGCGGGGTCCGGGTGGCGTACGAGGTGGCCCGCGCGTTGGAGGTCCCCCTGGACATCTGGGTCTCGCGCCGGTTGAGCGTCCCCGGCAGGGTGATGACCCTGGGCGCGGTCTCCGAGAACGGCGCCCGGTTCCTGCTGTCGGACTCCGTGCGCCTGGCGCCGCTGCCCCGCGCGGAGGTGGACGCGCTGGTGTCCGAAGAGGCCGCCGAGGTGGAGGCGCAGGTGCAGCGGCTGCGGGGGCGGGCCCAGCCGGAGCTGGGGGGCTGCACGGTGGTGCTGGTGGATGACGGCGTGCTGACGGGCGCCACGGCCGCCGCGGCGCTCGTCGCCTTGCGTGAGCTGCACCCGGCCCGGTTGGTGATGGCCACGCCCGTGGCGTCGCCGCGCGGGCTGGAGGTGGTGGGCGCGGAGGCGGACCAGGTGTCGTGCGTGTGGACGGAGCCGGGCCTGCGCACGGTGGCCGAGGCGTACGACGACTTCCGCGCGTTCCCGGACGTGGAGCTGCAGAGCCTGGTGGAGCGCTCGCGCCAGCCGCCGTGGCGCTCGCGCTCGGTGCTGGAGTCCGCGGACCCGGGCGGCTCCTGGATGTGA
- a CDS encoding dienelactone hydrolase family protein — translation MTTEVSLDVDVREVKVRSGHAELGGSLGVPPGARGLVVFAHGSGSSRFSPRNIAVARGLREAGLGTLLFDLLAEDEEAMDLGTGELRFDIPFLARRLIAVTRWARAQPELAGLNLGYFGASTGSAAALMAAALHPGYVQAVVSRGGRPELAGPALARVRAPSLLLVGGQDVDVLEVNQEAFDELLCAKSLVVIPGATHLFEEPGALGAVARRAADWFSRHLDSPEFAARE, via the coding sequence ATGACGACCGAGGTCAGCCTGGACGTGGACGTTCGCGAGGTGAAGGTCCGCTCCGGTCACGCGGAGCTGGGAGGCAGCCTGGGCGTGCCTCCCGGCGCGCGCGGGCTGGTGGTCTTCGCGCATGGCAGCGGCAGCAGCCGGTTCAGCCCGCGCAACATCGCCGTCGCGCGCGGCCTGCGTGAGGCGGGGCTGGGCACGCTGCTGTTCGACTTGCTCGCCGAGGACGAGGAGGCGATGGACCTGGGCACCGGCGAGCTGCGCTTCGACATCCCGTTCCTCGCGCGGCGGCTCATCGCGGTGACGCGCTGGGCGCGCGCGCAGCCGGAGCTCGCGGGGCTGAACCTGGGCTACTTCGGCGCCAGCACGGGCTCGGCGGCGGCGCTGATGGCGGCGGCGCTGCACCCCGGCTACGTCCAGGCGGTGGTGTCGCGCGGAGGCAGGCCCGAGCTGGCCGGGCCCGCGCTCGCGAGGGTGCGCGCGCCCTCGCTGCTCCTGGTGGGGGGCCAGGACGTGGACGTGCTCGAGGTGAACCAGGAGGCGTTCGACGAGCTGCTCTGCGCCAAGTCCCTGGTCGTCATCCCCGGCGCCACGCACCTGTTCGAGGAGCCCGGCGCGCTGGGGGCCGTGGCGCGCCGCGCGGCGGACTGGTTCTCCCGCCACCTGGATTCCCCCGAGTTCGCCGCGCGCGAGTGA
- the orn gene encoding oligoribonuclease: MPSREPRFVWLDLEMTGLDPESCAIIEIGVIITGPDLRPLAEIERVIWQPEEVLLRMEPVVREMHTRNGLLEKVRASSTSLRVAEREVTALVAEHCPLGEGVLAGNSIHTDRRFLFQYMPLLERYLHYRMVDVTSLKVLTRAWYPNLVEPRKPPSGHTALADLRSSINELQYYRDTLFRATPG; this comes from the coding sequence ATGCCCTCGCGTGAACCACGCTTCGTCTGGTTGGACCTGGAGATGACCGGGTTGGACCCCGAGTCCTGCGCCATCATCGAGATTGGCGTCATCATCACCGGCCCCGACCTGCGCCCGCTCGCGGAAATCGAGCGGGTCATCTGGCAGCCCGAAGAGGTGCTCCTGCGCATGGAGCCCGTCGTGCGGGAGATGCACACGCGCAACGGCCTCTTGGAGAAGGTGCGCGCCTCCTCCACCTCGCTGCGCGTCGCGGAGCGCGAGGTGACGGCGCTGGTGGCCGAGCACTGCCCGCTGGGCGAGGGCGTGCTGGCCGGCAACTCCATCCACACCGACCGCCGCTTCCTGTTCCAGTACATGCCGCTGCTGGAGCGCTACCTGCACTACCGCATGGTGGACGTGACGAGCCTCAAGGTGCTCACGCGCGCCTGGTACCCGAACCTCGTCGAGCCCCGCAAGCCGCCCTCCGGGCACACCGCGCTCGCGGACCTGCGCTCGAGCATCAACGAGCTGCAGTACTACCGGGACACCCTCTTCCGCGCGACGCCGGGCTGA
- a CDS encoding response regulator encodes MKRLLIVDDELAIVEALQDILSVEGYGILTAFNGAEGLQRMADIKPDLVLLDLMMPVMDGREMLRRMRDDPALKGIPVVVMSAGRISEEERRSSARFLAKPFELDLLLDTISELLGGPNGPVPGSGEGSQG; translated from the coding sequence ATGAAGCGGCTGCTCATCGTCGATGACGAGCTGGCCATCGTCGAGGCGCTCCAGGACATCCTCTCCGTGGAGGGCTACGGCATCCTCACCGCCTTCAACGGCGCGGAGGGGCTCCAGCGGATGGCGGACATCAAGCCGGACCTGGTCCTGCTGGACCTGATGATGCCGGTGATGGATGGACGGGAGATGCTGCGCCGCATGCGCGACGACCCCGCCCTGAAGGGCATCCCGGTGGTCGTCATGAGCGCCGGGCGCATCTCCGAGGAGGAGCGGCGCTCCAGCGCGAGGTTCCTGGCCAAGCCCTTCGAGCTGGACCTGCTGCTGGACACCATCAGCGAGCTCTTGGGCGGCCCCAACGGGCCGGTGCCCGGGAGCGGCGAGGGCTCCCAGGGCTGA
- a CDS encoding AMP-binding protein, which produces MTSSLLEAFLDHAHGAPARPLLTFERESTSYGELAARVAALARGLRQRGLQPGERVALFLENSPSFIVAYLGVQYAGGVVVLVNTAYRQVELAHILADAEVHTCVTGASGVAELVPLREQLPTLQWLVTVEAPTVTAPASLEVIDFDTLITEGTRSTVALGLPRPEDLAVLGYTSGTTGRSKGAMLLHRNLLANVKAVTEAWRWTAADRLLHTLPLFHTHGLMVGLHGTLYTGGSLELHRRFVATDALATLRDDTSLTMFFGVPTMYGRLLEESRRTGVKPRELRLWVSGSAPLSPQLFHDIEHDFGARILERYGMTETIMNTTNPYDGERRPGTVGFPFPGQQARVVDVRTRGPLPQGETGEIEVRGPHVFAGYWRRPDATSESFDSEGWFRTGDLGEVDPDGYLRITGRARELIISGGFNVYPREVEEVLATHPGVAEVAVLGLPDADYGEQVVAVVVPPPGVHAPEAQALVEWCRDRLASFKKPRRVVFMDSLPRNALGKVQKHLLRARLR; this is translated from the coding sequence ATGACTTCGTCCCTGCTCGAGGCCTTCCTGGACCACGCCCACGGCGCGCCAGCACGGCCGCTGCTCACGTTCGAGCGTGAGTCGACCTCCTACGGAGAGCTGGCCGCGCGCGTCGCGGCCCTCGCCCGGGGCCTGCGCCAGCGAGGCCTGCAGCCGGGCGAGCGCGTGGCGCTCTTCCTGGAGAACAGCCCGAGCTTCATCGTCGCCTACCTGGGGGTGCAGTACGCGGGGGGCGTGGTGGTGCTGGTGAACACGGCGTATCGCCAGGTGGAGCTGGCCCACATCCTGGCGGACGCGGAGGTGCACACGTGTGTCACCGGCGCGTCGGGCGTGGCGGAGCTGGTGCCGCTGCGTGAGCAGCTGCCCACGCTGCAGTGGCTGGTGACGGTGGAGGCGCCCACGGTGACGGCGCCCGCGTCGCTGGAGGTCATCGACTTCGACACGCTCATCACCGAGGGCACCCGGTCCACCGTGGCGCTGGGGCTGCCGCGTCCGGAGGACCTGGCGGTGCTGGGCTACACGTCCGGCACCACGGGGCGCTCCAAGGGCGCCATGCTGCTGCACCGCAACCTCCTGGCCAACGTCAAGGCCGTCACCGAGGCGTGGCGGTGGACGGCGGCGGACCGGCTGCTGCACACGCTGCCGCTGTTCCACACGCACGGCTTGATGGTGGGCCTGCACGGCACGCTGTACACCGGAGGGAGCCTGGAGCTGCACCGGCGCTTCGTGGCGACGGACGCACTGGCGACGTTGCGCGATGACACCTCGCTGACGATGTTCTTTGGTGTGCCCACCATGTATGGACGATTGCTGGAGGAGTCACGACGCACGGGGGTGAAGCCCCGCGAGCTGAGGCTGTGGGTCTCCGGCTCCGCGCCCCTGAGCCCCCAGCTGTTCCACGACATCGAGCACGACTTCGGCGCGCGCATCCTCGAGCGCTACGGCATGACCGAGACCATCATGAACACCACCAACCCGTACGACGGCGAGCGCCGCCCCGGCACGGTGGGCTTCCCCTTCCCCGGTCAGCAGGCGCGCGTGGTGGACGTGCGCACCCGGGGCCCGCTGCCCCAGGGCGAGACGGGGGAAATCGAGGTCCGCGGGCCCCACGTCTTCGCCGGCTACTGGCGGCGTCCGGACGCGACGAGCGAATCGTTCGACTCGGAGGGGTGGTTCCGCACGGGGGACTTGGGCGAGGTGGACCCGGACGGCTACCTGCGCATCACCGGGCGGGCGCGCGAGCTCATCATCAGCGGGGGCTTCAACGTGTACCCGCGCGAGGTGGAGGAGGTGCTCGCCACCCACCCGGGCGTGGCCGAGGTGGCGGTGCTGGGCCTGCCGGACGCGGACTACGGCGAGCAGGTGGTCGCCGTGGTGGTGCCGCCGCCGGGGGTCCACGCCCCGGAGGCCCAGGCGCTGGTGGAGTGGTGCAGGGACCGGCTGGCCAGCTTCAAGAAGCCCCGCCGCGTCGTCTTCATGGACTCCCTGCCGCGAAACGCGCTGGGCAAGGTGCAGAAACACCTGCTGCGAGCGCGACTGCGGTGA
- a CDS encoding efflux RND transporter periplasmic adaptor subunit: protein MDIPKAKKPRRKPWVFAIGGALALILVTVGLGRLRPAAPSVDRASVWLDTVKRGPMVRQVKGAGTLVPEYIRWLTADTAGRVERIHVRPGAQVKADTLLMELSNPDVQLQMLEAERQLASAEAEYIQMRMTLETQRLAQEASVETLTVESSDAARRASANTALAEKDLIPVLEARQQGEKAGELTRRLELERKKLTVVAASMKDQLAAQAGQVERLKAVARFRRTQVDSMKVVAGEDGVLQELPLELGQWVTPGVLLAKVVKPERLKAELRIAETQARDIVQGQKALVDTRNGIVEGTVARVAPAASQGTVRVEVSLPAELPRGARPDLTVEGTVELERLANVLSVGRPAGAQPNGTMSLFRLMPGSDEAVRVPVQLGRGSVNAVEVLQGLTEGDQVVLSDMAAWDAVERVRLR from the coding sequence GTGGACATTCCCAAAGCCAAGAAGCCTCGCCGCAAGCCCTGGGTCTTCGCCATCGGAGGCGCGCTCGCTCTCATCCTCGTCACGGTGGGCCTGGGCCGGCTGCGCCCCGCGGCGCCGTCGGTGGACCGTGCCTCGGTGTGGTTGGACACGGTGAAACGCGGCCCGATGGTGCGCCAGGTGAAGGGCGCGGGCACGTTGGTGCCCGAGTACATCCGCTGGCTGACGGCGGACACGGCGGGGCGCGTGGAGCGCATCCACGTGCGGCCCGGCGCGCAGGTGAAGGCGGACACGCTCTTGATGGAGCTGTCCAACCCGGACGTGCAGCTGCAGATGCTGGAGGCCGAGCGGCAGCTGGCGAGCGCGGAGGCCGAGTACATCCAGATGCGGATGACGCTGGAGACGCAGCGGCTGGCGCAGGAGGCTTCGGTGGAGACGCTCACCGTGGAGTCCTCGGACGCCGCGCGCCGGGCGTCGGCGAACACCGCCCTGGCAGAGAAGGACCTCATCCCCGTGCTCGAGGCCCGGCAGCAGGGTGAGAAGGCGGGGGAGCTGACGCGCCGGCTGGAGTTGGAGCGCAAGAAGCTGACCGTGGTCGCCGCGAGCATGAAGGACCAGCTGGCCGCGCAGGCCGGACAGGTGGAGCGGTTGAAAGCGGTCGCGCGCTTCCGACGTACCCAGGTGGACTCGATGAAGGTGGTCGCCGGGGAGGATGGCGTGTTGCAGGAGCTGCCGTTGGAGCTGGGCCAGTGGGTGACGCCGGGCGTGCTGCTGGCGAAGGTGGTGAAGCCCGAGCGGCTCAAGGCGGAGCTGAGAATCGCCGAGACGCAGGCGCGCGACATCGTCCAGGGCCAGAAGGCGCTGGTGGACACGCGCAACGGCATCGTCGAGGGCACGGTGGCGCGCGTGGCGCCGGCGGCCAGCCAGGGCACGGTGCGGGTGGAGGTGTCCTTGCCGGCGGAGCTGCCCCGGGGCGCGCGGCCGGACCTCACGGTGGAGGGCACCGTGGAGCTCGAGCGGCTGGCCAACGTGCTGTCGGTGGGGCGGCCGGCGGGCGCGCAGCCCAACGGGACGATGTCGCTCTTCCGTTTGATGCCGGGAAGTGACGAAGCCGTGCGAGTGCCGGTGCAGCTGGGCCGGGGCTCGGTGAATGCCGTGGAGGTGCTCCAGGGCCTCACGGAAGGTGACCAGGTGGTGCTTTCGGACATGGCCGCGTGGGACGCGGTCGAGCGGGTGAGATTGCGATGA
- a CDS encoding ABC transporter ATP-binding protein: MTTTTSSVETPASEDAAVLSGGTKADPNKALITLEGLTKVFETEEVETHALSNIHLNIRQGEWVAIVGPSGSGKSTLLAVLGLLDTTTRGTYLLDGKSVLDLSATDRALVRNRHIGFIFQSFNLIGDLTVFENVELPLTYRGMPAAERKQRVERALEKVGMAHRARHMPGQLSGGQQQRVAVARAVAGDPLILLADEPTGNLDSKNGEAVMQLLSELHKAGATICMVTHDPAHARTATRTVSLFDGRIVQDEQRR, translated from the coding sequence ATGACGACGACGACGAGCAGTGTGGAGACGCCCGCTTCCGAGGACGCGGCGGTGCTTTCGGGTGGGACCAAGGCGGACCCGAACAAGGCCCTCATCACGCTGGAGGGCCTGACGAAGGTGTTCGAGACGGAGGAGGTGGAGACGCACGCGCTCTCCAACATCCACCTCAACATCCGCCAGGGTGAGTGGGTGGCCATCGTCGGCCCGTCGGGCTCCGGCAAGTCGACGCTGCTGGCGGTGCTGGGGTTGCTCGACACGACGACGCGCGGCACGTACCTGCTCGACGGCAAGAGCGTGTTGGACCTGTCCGCCACGGACCGGGCGCTGGTGCGCAACCGGCACATCGGCTTCATCTTCCAGAGCTTCAACCTCATCGGCGATTTGACGGTGTTCGAGAACGTGGAGCTGCCCCTGACGTACCGGGGCATGCCCGCCGCCGAGCGCAAGCAGCGGGTGGAGCGCGCGCTGGAGAAGGTGGGCATGGCGCACCGCGCGCGGCACATGCCGGGGCAGCTCTCCGGTGGTCAGCAGCAGCGCGTCGCCGTGGCGCGCGCGGTGGCGGGAGACCCGCTCATCCTCCTGGCCGACGAGCCCACCGGTAACCTCGACTCGAAGAACGGCGAGGCGGTGATGCAGCTGCTCTCCGAGCTGCACAAGGCGGGCGCCACCATCTGCATGGTGACGCACGACCCCGCGCACGCGCGCACCGCCACGCGCACGGTGAGCCTCTTCGACGGTCGCATCGTGCAGGACGAGCAGCGCCGCTGA